A stretch of Tripterygium wilfordii isolate XIE 37 chromosome 11, ASM1340144v1, whole genome shotgun sequence DNA encodes these proteins:
- the LOC120009452 gene encoding cytochrome P450 71D11-like, translated as MDLLQFPSVSILLGFIFFMFMVLKVWKRFEANGSTSNLPPGPWKLPIIGNLHQLGGSDPPHRALGELAKKYGPLMLLQLGEIQTLVVSSSEYAEEVLKTHDTVFASRPQMHSLEIMSYGYKDITFSPSDGSWRRRRKICVQELLSAKRVQSFRSTREKELSKLIQWIFSQAGTSINLTTKIYSSTCTLSSRMAFSDECKYQEEFISILKDLLKIASGFNIEDMFPSMKFLHLVSGASSKIEKLHKQLDRIVGSIIDEHINLNTRKSEGNEDLVDVLLTYHEQGDSEFSLSMEEIKAIICDIYLAGTETSSTTVDWTMAELIKNPRVMKKAQAEVRQVFDSRGSVDETGIPELKYLKLVIKETLRLHPPGPLLLPRENAKSCEINEYVIPAKTRVMVNGWAIGRDPKYWPKEPEKFYPERFLDNPIDYKGTNFEYIPFGAGRRMCPGMAFGLANVELPLSQFLYYFDWKLADGMVPENLNMAEAFAATVCRKDDLYLIPTPYCPSPAFN; from the exons ATGGACCTCCTACAATTTCCATCGGTCTCGATCCTTCTCggcttcattttctttatgtttATGGTTCTGAAAGTGTGGAAGAGATTTGAAGCAAATGGGTCAACTTCAAATCTGCCTCCAGGGCCATGGAAGCTGCCTATTATAGGGAACTTGCATCAGTTGGGTGGCTCTGATCCACCCCATCGTGCCCTAGGAGAACTGGCGAAAAAGTACGGACCGTTGATGCTCCTACAACTTGGAGAAATTCAAACCCTTGTTGTTTCCTCTTCAGAATATGCAGAAGAGGTATTGAAAACTCATGACACAGTCTTTGCTTCAAGGCCCCAAATGCATAGTTTGGAAATCATGAGTTATGGTTACAAAGACATTACCTTTTCACCATCTGATGGATCTTGGAGGCGACGACGGAAAATTTGTGTTCAGGAGCTTCTGAGCGCAAAACGAGTCCAATCATTCCGTTCAACGAGAGAAAAGGAGCTGTCAAAGTTGATCCAATGGATTTTCTCGCAAGCAGGAACATCCATCAACTTGACTACAAAGATTTACTCATCCACATGTACCTTGTCTTCAAGGATGGCCTTCAGTGATGAATGCAAATACCAAGAAGAGTTCATTTCAATCCTAAAGGATCTCTTGAAGATAGCATCAGGATTTAATATAGAAGATATGTTTccttcaatgaaatttcttcaTTTGGTTAGCGGGGCAAGTTCTAAAATTGAGAAGCTGCATAAACAGCTTGACCGGATTGTTGGAAGTATTATCGATGAACACATAAACCTCAACACAAGAAAGAGTGAAGGAAATGAAGATCTGGTTGATGTTCTTTTGACGTATCATGAGCAGGGTGACAGCGAGTTTTCATTATCTATGGAAGAAATCAAAGCAATAATCTGT gACATATATCTTGCTGGAACTGaaacatcatcaacaacagtTGATTGGACTATGGCAGAACTGATCAAAAACCCAAGAGTGATGAAGAAGGCACAAGCTGAGGTGAGGCAAGTTTTTGATAGCAGAGGAAGTGTTGATGAAACAGGAATTCCTGAATTGAAATACTTGAAGTTGGTCATTAAAGAAACACTGAGATTACATCCTCCAGGTCCTCTATTACTCCCAAGAGAAAATGCAAAAAGTTGTGAGATCAATGAGTACGTAATACCTGCCAAAACCCGAGTAATGGTGAATGGATGGGCTATTGGAAGAGATCCCAAGTACTGGCCTAAAGAACCAGAAAAGTTCTATCCAGAGAGGTTCTTAGACAATCCCATTGACTACAAGGGAACCAACTTTGAGTACATCCCATTTGGTGCTGGAAGGAGGATGTGTCCTGGAATGGCTTTTGGCCTGGCAAATGTTGAACTTCCACTCTCACAGTTCTTGTactattttgattggaaacttGCTGATGGAATGGTGCCAGAAAATCTCAACATGGCAGAGGCCTTTGCTGCAACAGTTTGCAGGAAGGATGATTTGTACTTAATTCCTACTCCTTATTGTCCTTCACCTGCCTTTAACTAA